The genomic DNA CGACATGAACGTCGTGATGACCGGCACGGGCGAGTTCATCGAGGTGCAGGGCACGGCCGAGGGCAAGCCGTTCGACCGCGCCGAGCTCGACGCGCTGCTCGACATCGCAGCCAAGGGCATCGTCGACCTGACTGCTCTGCAGCAGAAGGCGCTGGCCGAGACCGCCCGGGAGCGGGTGCTCTGATGGGCCGGCAGCTGGTGCTCGCGACGCGCAACCCGGGCAAGCTGCGCGAGCTGCGCCAGCTGCTCGCGGGCGTGCCCGAGCTGGCCGACGTCGAGGTGCTCGGCGCGGGTGACATCGAGGGCGTGCCCGAGGTGGCCGAGACCGGTGTGACGTTCGAGGAGAACTCCCGTCTGAAGTCGCAGGCCGTCGCCAAGGCGACCAATCTGCCTGCCATTGCTGACGACTCGGGGCTGACGGTCGACGTGCTGGGCGCTGCCCCGGGCGTGTGGAGCGCGATGTGGTCGGGGCGCACGGGTGATGACCAGGCCAACATCGACACGCTCCAGGGCCAGCTCGCCGACGTCGCCGTCGAGCGGCTGACCGCCTACTTCAGCAGCACCGTCGTGCTCACGCTGCCGGACGGCACCGAGCGGGTGCACGTCGGTCGTGTCGACGGGCGTCTGACGCGAGATCAGCGCGGCACCAACGGTTTCGGGTACGACCCGATCTTCGAGCTGCCCGACGGCCGCACCCTCGCCGAGCTGAGCGACGACGACAAGAACGCCATCTCCCACCGCGGCAACGCGTTCCGGGCGCTCCTGCCCGACCTGGTCGAGCTGCTGTCATGACCGACGAGCAGCGTCCGGTGCCGGTCGAGCCCGCGCGCCGTACGACGCTGCTGGTCGACGCCGTCGGCGGTCTCGTCGTCGGTGCGGTGGTGCTCGCGGTCGCCGAGCTCGTCGCCGGAGTCGTGCAACGGGCCGGGTGGTCCGGAGGCGAGCCATCACCCGTGCTCGCGGTGGGCGGAGCGTTCGTCGACCGAACTCCGTTGTGGCTCAAGGACTTCGCGGTCTCGACGTTCGGCACCCGCGACAAGCTCGCGCTGTTCGTGGGCATGGCCGTCGTACTCGCGCTCCTGTGCGTCGTCATCGGTGTCCTGGCGCGTCGCCGCCTGCGGGCCGCCCTCCTGATGACGGTCGTGTTCGTCGCCGTGGCGGCCGCCGCGGTCGCGAGCCGGCCGGGCGCCAGGGCGGCCGACGTCGTGCCCGCGCTCGCCGGTGGGGTCGCAGGACTGGCCGTGCTGCGGTGGTGGCACAGCCGTACGAGCGTCACCGGACCGTCGTACGACGGGGGCACCGACCGGCGTACGGCCATCGGTATCGGCGCGGGCGTGCTCGCCGGCGCTGCACTGGTCGCGTGGGGCGGGCGCGCGATCGGCAGCGCTGCACGGAGCGTCAACGAGGCCCGCAAGAAGATCGCGATCCCTCGGGTGGCCAAGCCGGTCTCCGTGCCTGCAGGCGCGTCCGTGGGTGTCGACGGGGTGACGCCGTTCGTCGTACCGCAGCGCGACTTCTACCGCATCGACACCGCGCTCACGATCCCGCAGGTCGATCCGTCGTCATGGCGGTTGCGCGTCACCGGCATGGTCGAGCGCGAGGTCGAGATCGACTGGGACACCTTGCTGTCCAAGCCGATGCAGGAGGCGATGGTCACGTTGATGTGCGTGTCCAACGAGGTGGGCGGCGACCTCAACGGCAATGCGATCTGGACCGGCTGGCCCGTGCGTGAGCTACTCGCGCAGGCTCGTCCGAAGCCCGGGGCCGACATGGTGCTCTCGCGCAGCGCGGACGGCTGGACGGCCGGTACGCCCCTCGAGGCCCTCACGGACGACCGCAGCTCTCTGATCGCGGTCGCGATGAACCGTGAGCCGCTGACGCCGAAGCACGGGTTCCCGGCCCGCCTCGTGGTGCCCGGGCTGTACGGCTACGTCTCGGCCACCAAGTGGGTGACCGAGCTGAAGGTCACCCGGTTCGCCGACGACGAGGGCTACTGGACGCCGCGGGGGTGGTCGGAGAAGGGCCCGGTCAAGACCTCCTCGCGCATCGACGTACCCCGTGACGACGACAAGGTCCGTCGCGCGGACAACGGCAAGGTCGCCCTCGCCGGAGTCGCGTGGGCGCAGCATCGCGGCGTGACCGGCGTCCAGGTGCGGATCGACGACGGCGCGTGGACCGACGCCAGGCTCGGCACGGAGGCCACCACGGACGCGTGGCGTCAGTGGGTGTACGCCTGGGACGCCTCACCGGGCAAGCACACGATCGCCGTACGTGCCCGAGACGCCGCGGGGGAGTGGCAGACCGGTGAGACCGCGCCACCTGATCCCAACGGCAGCACGGGTTGGCACACCATCTCCGTCACCGTCGCCTGATCGGTGTGAGGATGACGTCATGGAGCACCTGACCCTGCCCGACGGCCGCACCCTCGACATCTCGCTCAGCGGCCCGGAGGGCGGCGACGTGATGGTGTTCCACCACGGGACCCCCGGTTCGCTGCACGCCTCGCACCGGCTGGAGTCCGCTGCCCACGCCGCGGGTCTGCGCGTGCTGACGTACTCGCGGGCGGGCTACGGCGGATCCACCCCGCACCCTGGCCGACGCGTGGTCGACATCGCAGGCGACGTCGCGGCGATGCTCGACCACGTCGGCGCCGACCGGTGCGTGGTGGCCGGCTGGTCCGGAGGCGGCCCGCACTGTCTTGCCACCGCGGCGCGCCTGAGCGAGCGGGTCGATGCTGCACTCGTGATCGCCGGCGTCGCACCGTACGACGCCGACGGTCTGGACTTCCTGGCCGGGATGGGCGAGGACAACGTCGAGGAGTTCGGCGCTGCGGTCGAGGGGGAGGCGGCTCTGCGCGCCTACCTCGAGCCGTACCTCCCTCAGCTGAGGGCGGCCACGCCGCAGGACATCATCACCAGCCTGTCGTCGCTGCTGCCCGACGTCGACCGCGCGGTCATCACCGAACGCACTGGGCAAGACCTGGCCCGCAACTTCCACGAGGCCCTGCGGGTGGGCTACGAGGGCTGGTTGGAGGACGACCTGGCCTTCACCCAGCCGTGGGGCTTCGACCTCGCCGAGGTGACCGTGCCGACCTATGTCTGGCAGGGCAGCCTGGACCTGATGGTGCCGTTCGCCCACGGCCAGTGGCTCGCCGAGCACCTGCCCCGTGCCACGGCTCACCTCATCGGGGGCGAGGGCCACCTGTCCATCGGTGACGGTCGCGCCGCGGAGATGATGGCCGAGCTCGCAGCCGCCGCACGAGCCTGACGCGACGTCTGCCGCCTCCCGAACGACGCTGGGCACAAGTGGGGCATGACCCCGCCTGTGCCCAGCGTCGTTGCTGTGCGCGAGGCGGGACTCGAACCCGCACACCCGAAGGCGCTGGCACCTAAAGCCAGTGTGTCTGCCAGTTCCACCACTCGCGCGCACCGCGGAGCCTACGCGTCGGCGTACGGACCCGCGAAGCCGATCAGACCAGCTTGAGCGCCTTGGAGAGCGTGGCGACGTGCCCGGTGGCGCGCACGTTGTACTTCGGCAGGGTGACCGTGCCGTCCTCGTCGACCACGATGGTGGAACGGATCACGCCCACGACCGTCTTGCCGTAGAGCTTCTTCTCGCCGTACGCGCCGTAGGCCTCCAGCACCTGCTTGTCCGGGTCGGACAGCAGCGGGTACGTCAGCGACTCCTTCTCGACGAACTGCGCCAGCTTGTCGGGGGAGTCGGGGGAGATGCCGACGACGTCGTACCCCGCATCGCGCAGCGTCGTGAGCGAGTCGCGGAAGTCGCAGGCCTCCTTGGTGCAGCCCGGCGTCATCGCGGCGGGGTAGAAGAAGATCACCAGCTTGCGACCGCGGAAGTCCTTCAACGACACGGTGGCGCCGGTGGAGTCCTGCAGCGTGAAGTCGGGTGCGGCGTCACCGGTCTCGAGGCG from Luteipulveratus halotolerans includes the following:
- a CDS encoding alpha/beta fold hydrolase, producing MEHLTLPDGRTLDISLSGPEGGDVMVFHHGTPGSLHASHRLESAAHAAGLRVLTYSRAGYGGSTPHPGRRVVDIAGDVAAMLDHVGADRCVVAGWSGGGPHCLATAARLSERVDAALVIAGVAPYDADGLDFLAGMGEDNVEEFGAAVEGEAALRAYLEPYLPQLRAATPQDIITSLSSLLPDVDRAVITERTGQDLARNFHEALRVGYEGWLEDDLAFTQPWGFDLAEVTVPTYVWQGSLDLMVPFAHGQWLAEHLPRATAHLIGGEGHLSIGDGRAAEMMAELAAAARA
- the bcp gene encoding thioredoxin-dependent thiol peroxidase, with translation MPRLETGDAAPDFTLQDSTGATVSLKDFRGRKLVIFFYPAAMTPGCTKEACDFRDSLTTLRDAGYDVVGISPDSPDKLAQFVEKESLTYPLLSDPDKQVLEAYGAYGEKKLYGKTVVGVIRSTIVVDEDGTVTLPKYNVRATGHVATLSKALKLV
- the rdgB gene encoding RdgB/HAM1 family non-canonical purine NTP pyrophosphatase; the encoded protein is MGRQLVLATRNPGKLRELRQLLAGVPELADVEVLGAGDIEGVPEVAETGVTFEENSRLKSQAVAKATNLPAIADDSGLTVDVLGAAPGVWSAMWSGRTGDDQANIDTLQGQLADVAVERLTAYFSSTVVLTLPDGTERVHVGRVDGRLTRDQRGTNGFGYDPIFELPDGRTLAELSDDDKNAISHRGNAFRALLPDLVELLS
- a CDS encoding molybdopterin-dependent oxidoreductase, with product MTDEQRPVPVEPARRTTLLVDAVGGLVVGAVVLAVAELVAGVVQRAGWSGGEPSPVLAVGGAFVDRTPLWLKDFAVSTFGTRDKLALFVGMAVVLALLCVVIGVLARRRLRAALLMTVVFVAVAAAAVASRPGARAADVVPALAGGVAGLAVLRWWHSRTSVTGPSYDGGTDRRTAIGIGAGVLAGAALVAWGGRAIGSAARSVNEARKKIAIPRVAKPVSVPAGASVGVDGVTPFVVPQRDFYRIDTALTIPQVDPSSWRLRVTGMVEREVEIDWDTLLSKPMQEAMVTLMCVSNEVGGDLNGNAIWTGWPVRELLAQARPKPGADMVLSRSADGWTAGTPLEALTDDRSSLIAVAMNREPLTPKHGFPARLVVPGLYGYVSATKWVTELKVTRFADDEGYWTPRGWSEKGPVKTSSRIDVPRDDDKVRRADNGKVALAGVAWAQHRGVTGVQVRIDDGAWTDARLGTEATTDAWRQWVYAWDASPGKHTIAVRARDAAGEWQTGETAPPDPNGSTGWHTISVTVA